From the Lathyrus oleraceus cultivar Zhongwan6 chromosome 4, CAAS_Psat_ZW6_1.0, whole genome shotgun sequence genome, one window contains:
- the LOC127138015 gene encoding uncharacterized protein LOC127138015, translating to MVQEIAHPAAIIGETRVDDKYKILEERLKVVEWFNVFGVDDRGMCLVQNMVIPPKFKTPKFEKYKGVSYPKNHLRMFVRKMVAYAANEKLMMHSFQDSLSRASLDWYMQFERIHIKTWEDLANAFLRQYKYNLDRAPNCMQLQNLSQKRNKSFKKYAKKWRELESCVQPPLLESELVDMFMVTLKGPYYKNMIGSVSTSFVDLVITGERIKNELKKL from the coding sequence ATGGTTCAAGAAATTGCTCACCCTGCCGCTATTATTGGGGAAACACGGGTTGATGACAAATATAAGATCTTAGAAGAAAGGTTGAAGGTAGTCGAATGGTTTAATGTTTTCGGAGTTGATGATAGGGGGATGTGCTTAGTACAAAACATGGTTATACCTCCAAAGTTTAAAACTCCTAAGTTCGAGAAGTACAAAGGCGTCAGTTACCCTAAGAACCATCTCAGGATGTTTGTCAGGAAAATGGTTGCCTATGCGGCAAATGAGAAACTAATGATGCATAGTTTCCAAGACAGTCTAAGTAGAGCATCTCTAGACTGGTACATGCAGTTTGAGAGAATCCAtatcaagacttgggaggatcTAGCTAATGCCTTCCTGAGGCAATACAAATATAACTTGGACAGGGCTCCCAATTGCATGCAGTTGCAAAATCTGTCACAAAAGAGGAACAAATCATTCAAGAAGTACGCTAAAAAATGGAGGGAATTGGAATCCTGTGTACAACCTCCGTTGTTGGAGAGTGAACTAGTGGATATGTTCATGGTCACCTTAAAAGGACCATACTACAAAAATATGATAGGATCAGTATCAACAAGTTTTGTTGATCTGGTGATAACTGGGGAAAGAATCAAGAATGAGTTAAAAAAACTGTAA